A genome region from Kaistia algarum includes the following:
- a CDS encoding NADP-dependent malic enzyme — MTERGRTDADLDQSALYYHQYPQPGKLEIRATKPLGNQRDLALAYSPGVAAPCLAIAADPAKAFDYTARGNLVAVISNGTAVLGLGAIGALAGKPVMEGKAVLFKKFAGIDVFDIEVEERDIDKFVDVVAALEPTFGGINLEDIKAPECFDIEAKLRARMKIPVFHDDQHGTAIIVGAAVTNALGIKNKPIEEAKIVASGAGAAALACLNMLVSLGAKHENITVCDIEGVVYEGRTTLMDRWKSAFARKTDKRTLGEVIDGADIFLGLSAAGVLKAEMVAKMADHPLILALANPSPEIMPEVARAARPDAMICTGRSDFPNQVNNVLCFPYIFRGALDVGATTINEEMKHAAVRAIAALAKEEPSDVVAQAYGGVERTFGPDFLIPSPFDQRLILRIAPAVAKAAMESGVATRPIADFDAYMDRLTRFVFKSGLVMKPLVAAAKKDVKRVIYADGEDERVLRAAQVAIEDGLAAPILIGRPSVIATRLKRFGLKIRPDADFEVINPEDDPRYRDYVDLLLEKTGRRGVTPEAARTMVRTSTTAIAALALERGEADAMLCGLEGQFRTHFKMIREVIGLRPGSRRFAAMSLLISSESTTFLTDTYVNVDPSAEEIAELTSLAADQVRRFGIVPKAALLSHSNFGSHDTPSSRKMRDAVRLLWEMAPELEVDGEMHGDSALSETLRQRAMPKSKLTGEANLLVFPNLDAANITLNVVKVMTDALHVGPILLGAAKPAHILTPSITSRGVANMTTLAAVEAQSP; from the coding sequence ATGACCGAAAGAGGCCGGACGGACGCCGATCTCGACCAGAGCGCCCTTTACTATCACCAGTATCCGCAGCCGGGAAAACTGGAGATCCGGGCGACCAAGCCACTGGGAAACCAGCGCGATCTGGCGCTCGCCTATTCCCCCGGCGTCGCGGCTCCCTGTCTCGCCATCGCCGCCGATCCCGCTAAGGCCTTCGATTACACCGCCCGTGGCAACCTCGTCGCGGTGATCTCCAACGGCACCGCCGTGCTGGGACTCGGCGCGATCGGCGCGCTCGCCGGCAAGCCGGTGATGGAAGGCAAGGCCGTCCTCTTCAAGAAGTTCGCCGGCATCGATGTCTTCGACATCGAAGTCGAGGAACGCGACATCGACAAGTTCGTCGATGTCGTCGCGGCGCTGGAGCCGACCTTCGGCGGCATCAATCTCGAGGACATCAAGGCGCCGGAATGCTTCGACATCGAGGCGAAGCTGCGCGCGCGGATGAAGATCCCCGTCTTCCACGACGACCAGCACGGCACGGCGATCATCGTCGGCGCGGCAGTCACCAACGCGCTCGGCATCAAGAACAAGCCGATCGAGGAGGCGAAGATCGTCGCCTCCGGTGCGGGCGCGGCGGCGCTGGCCTGCCTCAACATGCTCGTCTCGCTCGGCGCGAAGCACGAGAACATTACCGTCTGCGACATCGAGGGCGTGGTCTATGAAGGCCGCACCACGCTGATGGACCGCTGGAAATCCGCCTTCGCGCGGAAGACCGACAAGCGCACGCTCGGCGAGGTCATCGACGGCGCCGACATCTTCCTCGGCCTTTCGGCAGCCGGCGTGCTGAAGGCGGAGATGGTGGCGAAGATGGCCGACCATCCGCTGATCCTCGCGCTCGCCAACCCGTCGCCGGAGATCATGCCCGAGGTCGCCCGCGCGGCGCGGCCGGACGCGATGATCTGCACCGGCCGTTCGGATTTCCCCAATCAGGTCAACAACGTCCTCTGCTTTCCTTACATCTTCCGCGGCGCGCTCGATGTCGGCGCGACGACGATCAACGAGGAAATGAAGCATGCGGCGGTGCGCGCCATCGCGGCTCTCGCCAAGGAGGAGCCGTCGGACGTGGTGGCGCAGGCCTATGGCGGCGTCGAGCGGACCTTCGGTCCTGATTTCCTGATCCCCTCGCCCTTCGACCAGCGGCTGATCCTGCGCATCGCGCCGGCCGTTGCGAAGGCGGCGATGGAATCGGGCGTGGCAACGCGGCCGATCGCCGATTTCGACGCCTATATGGACCGGCTGACGCGCTTCGTCTTCAAGTCGGGCCTCGTCATGAAGCCGCTGGTGGCGGCGGCGAAGAAGGACGTGAAGCGCGTCATCTATGCCGATGGCGAGGATGAGCGCGTGCTGCGCGCGGCGCAGGTCGCGATCGAAGATGGGCTCGCCGCGCCGATCCTCATCGGCCGCCCGTCGGTCATTGCGACGCGATTGAAGCGCTTCGGCCTCAAGATCCGGCCGGATGCCGATTTCGAGGTGATCAACCCCGAGGACGATCCGCGCTATCGCGACTATGTCGACCTGCTGCTCGAAAAGACCGGCCGGCGCGGCGTCACTCCCGAGGCCGCGCGTACCATGGTGCGCACCTCGACCACGGCGATCGCGGCGCTTGCGCTGGAGCGCGGCGAGGCCGATGCGATGCTGTGCGGCCTTGAGGGACAGTTCCGCACCCATTTCAAGATGATCCGCGAGGTCATCGGCCTGCGTCCCGGAAGCCGGCGCTTCGCGGCGATGAGCCTGCTCATCTCGTCGGAATCGACGACCTTCCTCACCGACACCTATGTGAACGTCGATCCTTCCGCCGAGGAGATCGCCGAACTGACCAGCCTGGCAGCGGACCAGGTGCGCCGGTTCGGCATCGTACCGAAGGCGGCCCTGCTGTCGCATTCGAATTTCGGCTCGCACGACACACCGTCGAGCCGCAAGATGCGGGACGCGGTCCGGCTCTTGTGGGAGATGGCGCCCGAGTTGGAGGTCGACGGCGAGATGCACGGCGACTCCGCGCTGTCCGAGACGCTGCGCCAGCGCGCCATGCCGAAATCGAAGCTCACCGGAGAAGCCAATCTCCTCGTGTTCCCCAATCTCGACGCGGCCAACATCACGCTCAACGTCGTCAAAGTCATGACCGACGCGCTCCATGTCGGCCCGATCCTGCTCGGGGCCGCGAAGCCGGCGCATATTCTGACGCCGTCCATCACCTCGCGCGGCGTTGCCAACATGACGACGCTCGCCGCCGTCGAGGCCCAGTCGCCATAG
- a CDS encoding CysS/YqeB C-terminal domain-containing protein produces MAIYNSRGSDRKLRPQTNLIICLNLIESIVVSRGYDYDDSSYDIVTVDRISDINNIVPDYGTESSDYSPLLLNKIVKGAVNLVRLLEAFPADFVRSLVAKAARASHYRSGKLRPEADLLISLKRLGNVVSVRRLSVRIDDSSISEFSARSRIVNSKKIASLIVTRLEARRAKDFAEADRIRNELDAMGIALKDAKDPTTGEIVTTWEVKR; encoded by the coding sequence ATGGCGATATATAATTCCAGAGGCAGTGATAGAAAATTAAGACCCCAAACGAATCTCATCATATGTCTTAATCTTATAGAAAGTATAGTCGTATCACGTGGGTATGATTATGATGATTCATCGTACGATATCGTTACCGTGGATCGTATATCCGATATAAATAACATAGTACCGGATTATGGAACGGAGTCATCGGATTATTCACCATTATTACTGAATAAAATCGTCAAAGGCGCCGTAAATCTCGTTCGTCTCTTGGAGGCTTTTCCTGCGGATTTTGTTCGATCGCTTGTGGCTAAGGCTGCTAGGGCGTCGCACTATCGAAGTGGCAAATTGCGGCCGGAGGCAGACCTCCTGATCAGCCTGAAACGACTTGGAAATGTCGTGTCGGTCCGGCGGCTCTCTGTGAGGATTGATGATAGTAGCATCTCCGAGTTCTCGGCTCGATCTCGTATAGTGAACTCGAAAAAGATTGCTTCCCTTATTGTCACCCGTCTCGAAGCCCGTCGCGCGAAAGACTTCGCCGAAGCAGACCGCATCCGGAACGAACTCGACGCCATGGGCATCGCGCTCAAAGACGCCAAGGACCCGACGACCGGCGAGATCGTCACGACGTGGGAAGTGAAGCGGTAG
- the hflX gene encoding GTPase HflX, whose amino-acid sequence MIEEDELPDDAEPSPDEAPAHEERVADRTVVLVPVRSGRQRRGAGEGRSAQRSTKARVDEAVGLAGAIDLDIVEAAAVTLSTLRPATLFGTGKVEEIGAMVAERGAGLVFVDHTLSPVQQRNLEEAWNAKVIDRTGLILEIFGERAQTREGRLQVELAHLNYQKSRLVRSWTHLERQRGGFGFLGGPGETQIEADRRALQERIARIEHELETVVRTRRLQRENRRKVPHPIVALVGYTNAGKSTLFNTLTNAGILAQDLLFATLDPTLRRIELPHGTEAILSDTVGFISDLPTHLVAAFRATLEEVIEASLILHVRDIAHEDSEAQSEDVMKVLEQLGIEIGDSDRIIEVWNKIDLLPPDARPMDRLQAEKGKPAIVPISALTGEGVPALLQLVEDRVNKNRASYTVVLAGADLAKLHRLYEIGEVFSRQDDEDGTTRITIRIPDKYETTFHAEFPTARTK is encoded by the coding sequence GCCGCCAGCGGCGTGGCGCCGGGGAAGGGCGCAGTGCCCAGCGCAGCACCAAGGCGCGTGTCGACGAGGCCGTAGGTCTCGCCGGAGCGATCGATCTCGACATCGTCGAGGCCGCCGCCGTGACGCTTTCGACCCTGCGACCGGCAACGTTGTTCGGCACCGGCAAGGTCGAGGAAATCGGCGCGATGGTCGCCGAGCGCGGCGCGGGACTCGTCTTCGTGGATCACACGCTGTCGCCCGTTCAGCAGCGCAATCTGGAAGAAGCCTGGAACGCCAAGGTCATCGACCGGACCGGGCTCATCCTGGAGATATTCGGCGAGCGGGCGCAGACGCGCGAAGGCCGCCTGCAGGTCGAACTCGCCCATCTGAACTACCAGAAGAGCCGGCTCGTCCGCTCCTGGACCCATCTGGAGCGCCAGCGCGGCGGCTTCGGCTTCCTCGGCGGCCCCGGCGAGACGCAGATCGAGGCGGACAGGCGGGCGCTGCAGGAGCGCATTGCCCGCATCGAGCACGAGCTCGAAACCGTCGTGCGCACCCGTCGCCTGCAGCGCGAGAACCGCCGAAAGGTCCCACATCCGATCGTGGCGCTCGTCGGCTACACCAACGCCGGCAAATCAACGCTGTTCAACACGCTGACGAATGCCGGCATCCTGGCGCAGGACCTGCTATTCGCCACGCTGGACCCCACGCTGCGCCGCATCGAGCTGCCGCATGGCACAGAGGCGATCCTCTCCGACACAGTGGGTTTCATCTCCGACCTGCCGACCCATCTCGTCGCCGCCTTCCGCGCTACGCTGGAAGAGGTGATCGAGGCCTCGCTGATCCTGCATGTGCGCGACATCGCCCATGAGGATAGCGAGGCGCAGTCGGAAGACGTGATGAAGGTGCTGGAGCAGCTCGGCATCGAGATCGGCGATTCGGATCGCATCATCGAGGTCTGGAACAAGATCGACCTGCTGCCGCCGGACGCGCGGCCGATGGACCGGCTGCAAGCAGAGAAGGGCAAGCCCGCGATCGTCCCGATCTCGGCGCTGACGGGCGAGGGCGTTCCCGCACTGCTGCAACTGGTCGAGGACCGCGTCAACAAGAACCGCGCAAGCTATACCGTCGTGCTGGCCGGCGCCGACCTCGCGAAGCTGCATCGGCTCTACGAGATCGGCGAAGTGTTTTCGCGCCAGGACGACGAGGACGGCACCACGCGGATCACCATCCGCATCCCGGACAAATACGAGACCACGTTCCACGCCGAGTTTCCGACCGCCCGGACGAAGTGA
- a CDS encoding alpha/beta fold hydrolase — protein sequence MTSAKANGIELAWDSFGDAADEAIILIAGLGTQMIRWTAPFCERLAALGYRVIRFDNRDTGCSTRFSACSAPDFGALATALMAGRRPDVPYTLDDMAADAIGLLDALAIDRAHVVGRSMGGMIAQILASEHANRVRSLTSIMSSTGNPALPQAAPDVMAMMMQPAPDPITDQEGFLSQHLAFARRIAGGGYPFDESAHRALLLDEVRRGLVPGGTARQIAAMAVAGDRRGRLATIKAPTLVIHGNDDPLIPPACGSDTAASIPGAIYMPIDGMGHDVPPEVYRAVTAAISGLARAGS from the coding sequence ATGACCAGCGCAAAAGCCAATGGCATCGAACTCGCCTGGGACAGTTTCGGCGACGCCGCCGACGAAGCGATAATCCTGATCGCCGGACTCGGGACGCAGATGATCCGTTGGACGGCGCCGTTCTGCGAACGGCTTGCGGCGCTCGGTTATCGCGTCATCCGTTTCGACAATCGCGACACCGGCTGCTCGACACGTTTCAGTGCGTGCTCTGCCCCGGATTTCGGCGCTCTGGCGACTGCGCTCATGGCCGGCCGACGACCCGACGTGCCCTACACACTGGACGACATGGCGGCGGACGCCATCGGCCTTCTCGATGCGCTCGCGATCGACCGGGCGCATGTCGTCGGCCGATCGATGGGCGGCATGATCGCGCAGATCCTGGCGAGCGAACATGCGAACCGGGTCCGATCGCTCACCTCGATCATGTCGAGCACGGGCAATCCCGCACTTCCGCAGGCCGCACCGGACGTCATGGCGATGATGATGCAGCCCGCACCCGATCCGATCACGGATCAGGAGGGTTTTCTGTCGCAGCACCTCGCTTTCGCGCGCCGCATTGCCGGAGGCGGCTATCCGTTCGACGAGAGCGCGCATCGTGCTCTTCTGCTGGATGAGGTTCGACGCGGCCTTGTGCCGGGCGGAACGGCACGGCAGATCGCGGCGATGGCGGTGGCCGGCGATCGCCGAGGGCGTCTGGCGACGATCAAGGCGCCGACGCTTGTCATTCACGGGAATGACGATCCGCTCATACCGCCAGCCTGCGGCAGCGATACCGCCGCCTCGATCCCCGGAGCGATCTATATGCCAATCGACGGCATGGGTCATGACGTGCCGCCTGAAGTCTATCGAGCGGTCACGGCAGCGATTTCTGGCTTGGCGCGGGCGGGATCGTGA
- a CDS encoding extracellular solute-binding protein, which produces MSHHWRSMGLGLAALVSAAIWGTQSPAAAEPAHAIAMHGDPALPAGFDHLPYADPNAPKGGTVTYAYVGTYDSVNPFIVKSATTTSRGIWDVALGNNVFESLLVRNRDEAFSLYGLLADSVDMPDDRTSIAFTIDPKAHFSDGQPVTVDDVLFTVDLLKEKGRPIYKTWYSQVEKTEKIGDRGIKFTFKDGGENRELPLLIGLMPILPKHAIDPETFDQSTLKPMIGSGPYVMGEIKPGERFVLQRDPNYWGKDLPVKRGFDNFDEIRIDYYRDRNVMFEAFKKGLYDVNPEGDPANWLHNYDFPAAADGRVVKETVRNGLPKGMLGLAMNTRRPMFADVRARKALAMLFDFESVNKNLFSGAYSRNGSFFQDSVLSSLGVPASDIEKKLLAPFPDAVEPDVMAGTYKPTVSDGSGGDRKVLRTALDLLEQAGYKLAGNQLVDSAGQPFAFEILLQDREQEKVGLAYARTLQRIGIEATTRTVDSTQYQRRVQDFDFDVIQTSWPASLSPGNEQGNRWSSTNVDVPGSFNYVGAKSPAIDAMLAALLAAKSQEDFVAAVRALDRVLISGHYVVPLYYLPEQWIAHWARVDHPQTQSVNGYTLSTWFAAPGK; this is translated from the coding sequence ATGTCGCACCATTGGCGTTCCATGGGTCTCGGCCTCGCCGCTCTCGTTTCGGCCGCCATCTGGGGCACCCAATCACCCGCAGCCGCCGAGCCGGCGCATGCAATCGCGATGCATGGCGACCCGGCGCTGCCCGCCGGCTTCGACCATCTTCCCTATGCCGATCCGAACGCGCCGAAGGGCGGCACGGTCACCTATGCCTATGTCGGCACCTATGACAGCGTAAACCCCTTCATCGTGAAGAGCGCCACGACGACATCGCGCGGCATCTGGGACGTCGCGCTCGGCAACAACGTCTTCGAGAGCCTGCTGGTACGCAATCGTGACGAGGCCTTCTCGCTGTATGGGCTACTGGCCGATAGCGTCGACATGCCGGACGACCGCACCTCGATCGCCTTTACCATCGACCCGAAGGCGCATTTTTCCGATGGCCAGCCGGTGACGGTCGACGACGTGCTCTTCACGGTCGATCTGCTCAAGGAGAAGGGCCGGCCGATCTACAAGACTTGGTACTCGCAGGTCGAGAAGACCGAGAAGATCGGCGATCGTGGCATCAAATTCACCTTCAAGGATGGCGGCGAGAACCGCGAATTGCCGCTGCTGATCGGCCTGATGCCGATCCTGCCGAAGCATGCCATCGACCCCGAGACCTTCGACCAGTCGACGCTGAAGCCGATGATCGGTTCCGGTCCCTATGTCATGGGCGAGATCAAGCCCGGCGAGCGCTTCGTCCTGCAGCGCGATCCCAACTACTGGGGCAAGGACCTGCCGGTGAAGCGCGGCTTCGACAATTTCGACGAAATCCGCATCGATTATTACCGCGACCGCAATGTGATGTTCGAGGCGTTCAAGAAGGGGCTCTACGACGTCAATCCGGAGGGCGATCCGGCGAACTGGCTGCACAATTACGATTTTCCCGCCGCAGCCGACGGCCGCGTGGTCAAGGAGACGGTGAGGAACGGCCTGCCGAAGGGGATGCTCGGCCTCGCCATGAACACACGCAGGCCGATGTTCGCCGATGTTCGGGCGCGCAAGGCGCTCGCCATGTTGTTCGACTTCGAATCGGTCAACAAGAACCTCTTTTCCGGCGCCTATAGCCGCAATGGCAGCTTCTTCCAGGATTCGGTGCTGTCTTCCCTCGGCGTCCCGGCCTCCGACATCGAGAAGAAGCTGCTAGCCCCCTTCCCCGATGCCGTCGAGCCAGACGTCATGGCCGGCACCTACAAGCCGACCGTATCGGACGGCTCGGGCGGCGACCGCAAGGTGCTGCGCACCGCGCTCGATCTGCTCGAACAGGCTGGCTACAAACTCGCCGGCAACCAGCTCGTCGACAGCGCCGGCCAGCCGTTCGCCTTCGAGATCTTGCTGCAGGATCGCGAGCAGGAGAAGGTCGGCCTCGCCTACGCCCGCACGCTGCAGCGCATCGGCATCGAGGCGACGACCCGCACGGTCGATTCGACGCAGTACCAGCGCCGCGTGCAGGATTTCGACTTCGACGTGATTCAGACCTCGTGGCCGGCGTCGCTGTCGCCGGGCAACGAGCAGGGCAATCGCTGGTCGAGCACCAATGTCGATGTACCGGGCTCGTTCAACTATGTCGGCGCCAAGAGCCCAGCGATCGACGCCATGCTGGCGGCGCTGCTCGCGGCCAAGAGCCAGGAAGATTTCGTCGCCGCCGTCCGCGCCCTCGACCGCGTCCTGATCTCCGGACACTACGTCGTCCCGCTCTACTACCTCCCCGAACAATGGATCGCCCATTGGGCCCGCGTCGATCATCCGCAGACGCAATCGGTCAACGGCTACACGCTGTCGACCTGGTTTGCCGCGCCTGGGAAGTAA
- a CDS encoding invasion associated locus B family protein, translating into MVRVPQLAAVALFVAMTATGAMAQDTPAPADAAPAPAAAAAAPAAGDNAPPAPSWIKECAQDQQSKKKLCITSQELRAETNQFIASLQLRQLEGDPKMALTAIVLTGQLIQPGLLIQVDQNKAIPLKYVICDPSVCYAQGEVDDAFVASLKKGKRIASITMNPQGKPMVFPFPLTGFTKTFEGEGLDRAAGAARRNQLQEAVQKRATERNKALIDQQNKERTATPQ; encoded by the coding sequence ATGGTCCGGGTGCCGCAGCTGGCAGCCGTCGCGCTCTTCGTTGCGATGACCGCGACGGGCGCCATGGCCCAGGACACGCCGGCTCCGGCCGATGCGGCGCCCGCGCCGGCCGCAGCAGCCGCCGCGCCGGCTGCTGGCGACAATGCCCCGCCAGCTCCGTCATGGATCAAGGAATGCGCGCAGGACCAGCAGTCCAAGAAGAAGCTCTGCATCACCTCGCAGGAGCTGCGCGCCGAGACCAACCAGTTCATCGCCTCGCTGCAGCTTCGTCAGCTCGAGGGTGATCCCAAGATGGCGCTGACCGCCATCGTGCTCACCGGCCAGCTGATCCAGCCGGGTCTCCTGATCCAGGTCGACCAGAACAAGGCGATCCCGCTGAAATATGTGATCTGCGATCCGTCGGTCTGCTACGCGCAGGGCGAGGTCGACGACGCTTTCGTCGCTTCCCTGAAGAAGGGCAAGCGCATCGCGTCGATCACCATGAACCCGCAGGGCAAGCCAATGGTGTTCCCGTTCCCGCTGACGGGCTTCACCAAGACCTTCGAGGGCGAGGGTCTCGACCGCGCCGCCGGCGCCGCCCGCCGCAACCAGCTGCAGGAAGCCGTGCAGAAGCGCGCCACCGAGCGCAACAAGGCCCTGATCGACCAGCAGAACAAGGAACGGACGGCAACCCCGCAGTAA